Proteins from a single region of Numenius arquata chromosome Z, bNumArq3.hap1.1, whole genome shotgun sequence:
- the CEMIP2 gene encoding cell surface hyaluronidase CEMIP2 isoform X1, whose translation MQDTDARGSSPAFLRPQNGSSHRSSGYIPGRIAPLRPPPPSQSHAAAEFTSARQEARTRLPSLPVDQHRRQAEATRHKNTLICFAISSLSLFVALGIFLGIASKYAPDENCPDQNPRLKNWSPGKDPEKRVFIKKGDLFRLNSDATVHSIVIQDGGLLVFGDDKEGSKNITLRTRFILIKDGGMLHVGAEKCRYKSKATIILYGKSNEGADVPEFGKKFIGVGPEGVLELHGHQKLSWTLLSKTMYFSGLAYGHYTFERNFSRGLNVRVINQDTAEILEVLKFDTHEFAEESLKLQNLLKNGSPGRIVAIAVGDSAAKNLLEETRVTIQNLLGSKFVRGLSYRQAWAFVGVIGGGNSSCNESVRNYENHSTGGKALAQKEFFTVDGQKFVVKAYSEWNDGVPISGFQVEAVGGVILNLVDDVSSWEPGDRIVVASTDYSMYQTEEFTLLPCPECTKHQVKVKENPQFPHVGEVIDGVDMRAEVGVLTRNILIKGETENTCYHEKECQFFNYDTFGGHIKILKNFTSVHLSYVELKQMGQQQIGSYPVHFHLCGDVDEKGGYSFKTYLEGLSIHHCFSRCVTVHGTNGLLIKDTIGYDTLGHCFFTEDGIEQRNTFFHNLGLVTKPGTLLPTDRNSSMCIGIRDKVYGSYVPVPATDCMAVSTFWISHPNNHLINNAAAGSQDAGIWYLFHRVATGDSHSLAIETKSELTPLGIFYNNRVHSNFKAGLFIDKGVKITNASVDDPREYLCLDNNARFRPHQDADPEKPRVAALIDRLISFKNNDHGAWVRGGDILIQNSGFADNGIGLTFASDGSFPNDEGASQEVSESLFIGESKNYGFPGGQNKYVGTGGIDNKARTLPRNRTFPIRGFQIYDGPIHLTKCTFKNFVPTPDRFTSAVGFLMKNPWQMTPKNNISLVKFGPNVSLKAFFGKPGPWFEEGDLDGDKNSIFHDLDGSVTDYKDTYVGRMDNYLIQHPKCINITEWSGVVCSGTYAQVYVQTWNGQNLSMTIVRDEYPANPMVLRGINQRAVFQQYQPVVMLQKGYTIHWNGKAPNVTYLYLINFNKNDWIRVGLCYQPNTDFFIVLEAFQRRSSALSSKVERYMPVSSMMELEKNRSDKKFYFDNSTGLLFLFLQAKYNRDGHSYCSSQGCERIKIVTKDSAKGISNCMAKAYPKYYQGPTVIKQMPVKTTIPCTKCGTTQMVFTSDPHKNYLLVQINSSGKKELSRGQQAFISVNDTIFSFKDNGILIVVVDACVGTVSGNKLFSGVDIKRVDGYLKSGIPQRSIVLLSTRGDVAIPNNLSEALMSLGTAKPPYLQSNGSLAFLGFRGNFKPSWIKLFTGPAGHGLVQIEKYIPLQLEEYGCARAIKSRRKDLELLKKATRSQ comes from the exons ATGCAAGACACTGATGCCAGGGGGAGCTCCCCTGCTTTCCTCCGGCCACAGAATGGGAGCAGTCACAGGTCTTCGGGGTACATCCCAGGGAGAATTGCCCCTCTCCGTCCCCCGCCGCCATCACAGAGCCATGCTGCAGCCGAATTTACCTCTGCGAGACAAGAAGCCCGGACAAGACTCCCGTCCTTACCAGTGGATCAGCACCGCCGCCAGGCAGAAGCCACCAGGCATAAAAACACTCTCATTTGCTTTGCCATTTCTAGCCTTTCACTTTTTGTTGcactggggatttttttgggaATAGCTTCAAAATATGCTCCAGATG AGAATTGTCCTGATCAGAATCCTCGTCTTAAAAACTGGAGCCCTGGAAAAGATCCTGAAAAGAGAGTTTTTATCAAAAAAGGGGATTTGTTTCGTCTGAACTCGGACGCTACAGTACACTCTATAGTTATACAGGATGGAG ggttACTTGTTTTTGGTGATGATAAAGAAGGTTCTAAAAACATTACCTTGAGAACTAGATTTATCCTGATAAAGGATGGTGGAATGCTTCATGTTGGAGCAGAGAAATGCCGCTATAAATCCAAAGCAACTATTATTTTGTATGGGAAGTCAAACGAAGGTGCTGATGTGCCAGAATTTGGCAAAAAATTTATTGGCGTGGGCCCTGAAGGAGTGCTGGAGTTGCATGGGCACCAGAAGTTATCATGGACTCTTCTGTCAAAGACTATGTATTTCTCAGGGCTGGCCTACGGTCATTATACATTTGAAAGGAATTTTTCCCGGGGACTAAATGTGAGAGTGATCAATCAGGACACAGCAGAGATTTTGGAAGTGCTGAAGTTTGATACTCATGAATTTGCAGAAGAAAGCTTGAAGCTCCAGAACTTACTGAAAAATGGAAGTCCTGGTCGTATTGTTGCTATTGCTGTAGGAGACTCAGCTGCTAAAAATCTACTGGAGGAAACCAGAGTGACTATTCAAAATCTTCTGGGAAGTAAGTTTGTCAGAGGATTGAGCTACAG GCAAGCCTGGGCTTTCGTTGGTGTTATAGGTGGTGGAAATTCTTCCTGTAATGAATCAGTGAGAAACTATGAAAATCACAGCACTGGTGGGAAAGCTCTTGCTCAGAAAGAGTTTTTCACAGTGGATGGTCAGAAGTTTGTTGTGAAAGCTTACAGCGAGTGGAATGATG gtGTCCCAATTTCTGGCTTCCAGGTAGAAGCTGTAGGTGGAGTGATACTGAATCTTGTGGATGATGTTAGTAGTTGGGAGCCTGGAGACCGCATTGTCGTCGCAAGTACAGACTATTCAATGTATCAGACGGAGGAATTCACCCTCCTTCCCTGTCCAGAGTGTACCAAGCATCAGGTCAAAGTTAAAG aaaatccTCAGTTTCCTCATGTAGGAGAAGTTATTGATGGAGTGGACATGAGGGCAGAAGTCGGAGTTCTTACGAGGAACATCTTAATCAAGGGAGAGACAGAAAATACCTGCTATCATGAAAAGGAGTGTCAGTTCTTCAATTACGATACATTTGGTGGACATATCAAG attttgaagAACTTTACATCTGTTCATCTCTCCTATGTGGAATTGAAGCAAATGGGCCAGCAGCAGATTGGGAGCTACCCTGTTCACTTTCACCTTTGTGGGGATGTGGATGAAAAAGGAGGTTATAGTTTTAAGACTTACCTGGAAGGTCTTTCCATTCATCACTGTTTTTCCAGATGTGTGACTGTTCATGGAACCAATGGCTTGCTG ATAAAGGACACCATTGGCTATGACACACTAGGTCACTGTTTCTTCACAGAAGATGGCATTGAGCAGAGGAATACTTTTTTCCACAACCTTGGGCTAGTCACGAAACCAGGCACTCTTCTTCCTACCGATAGAAACAGCAGCATGTGCATTGGTATTAGGGATAAAGTGTATGGAAGTTATGTCCCAGTGCCAGCCACAGACTGCAT GGCAGTTTCAACATTCTGGATTTCTCATCCCAACAATCATCTTATAAATAATGCAGCAGCAGGTTCACAG GATGCTGGAATATGGTATTTGTTCCACAGGGTTGCTACAGGAGATTCTCATAGTTTAGCCATTGAAACCAAGTCAGAGCTTACACCCCTAGGAATCTTCTATAACAACAGGGTTCATTCTAATTTTAAG GCTGGTTTGTTCATTGATAAGGGTGTTAAAATAACTAATGCTAGCGTTGATGATCCAAGAGAATATCTTTGTCTGGACAACAATGCAAG GTTTCGACCTCATCAAGATGCAGACCCTGAAAAGCCCCGCGTTGCTGCCCTGATTGACAGATTAATCTCTTTCAAAAACAATGATCATGGGGCCTGGGTCAGGGGAGGGGATATCCTCATTCAAAACTCTGG gTTTGCAGACAATGGAATAGGTCTGACATTTGCTAG TGATGGGAGCTTCCCAAATGATGAAGGTGCCAGCCAGGAGGTGTCTGAGTCCCTGTTCATAGGTGAGAGCAAGAATTATGGGTTTCCAGGTGGCCAAAATAAATATGTGGGAACTGGAGGAATAGACAACAAGGCGCGCACTCTGCCTAGAAATCG GACATTTCCAATCAGAGGCTTTCAAATTTATGATGGACCTATTCACCTTACCAAGTGCACATTCAAAAACTTTGTGCCAACTCCAGACAGATTTACCAGTGCAGTTGGATTCTTGATGAAAAATCCATGGCAGATGACACCAAAAAACAACATTTCTCTTGTGAAGTTTGGTCCGAAC GTTTCTTTGAAAGCCTTCTTTGGAAAACCTGGTCCCTGGTTTGAAGAAGGAGACCTAGATGGTGACAAGAACTCAATATTCCATGATCTAGATGGTTCAGTGACTGACTACAAGGATACCTATGTGGGCAGAATGGATAACTACTTGATTCAACACCCCAAATGCATTAATATTACAGAATGGAGTGGAGTGGTTTGCAGTGGGACCTATGCACAG GTTTATGTCCAAACCTGGAATGGACAGAATCTTTCCATGACTATTGTACGAGATGAGTACCCAGCCAATCCCATGGTTCTTCGAGGTATTAATCAGAGAGCTGTTTTTCAACAATACCAGCCAGTAGTGATGCTCCAAAAGGGCTACACAATACATTGGAATGGAAAAGCACCGAACGTCACCTATCTTTATCTCATTAACTTCAACAA gaatGACTGGATTCGTGTTGGTCTTTGTTATCAaccaaatacagatttttttatagTGTTGGAAGCCTTTCAGAGGCGGTCATCCGCTCTGTCAAGCAAGGTAGAGCGCTACATGCCTGTATCTTCAATGATGGAGCTTGAAAAGAACCGATCAGACAAGAAGTTTTACTTCGACAACAGTACTGG attactgtttttatttcttcaagcCAAATATAATAGGGATGGTCACAGTTATTGCTCATCTCAGGGATGTGAAAGGATCAAGATTGTGACCAAAGATTCAGCAAAAGGAATCAGTAACTGCATGGCAAAAGCTTACCCAAAGTACTATCAAGGACCAACTGTCATAAAGCAGATGCCAGTAAAAACTACTATACCATGTACAAAATGCGGCACAActcag ATGGTATTCACCAGTGATCCTCACAAAAACTACCTCCTTGTGCAGATTAATTCATCTGGTAAAAAAGAGTTAAGCAGAGGTCAGCAAGCATTTATTTCT GTCAATGACACTATATTTTCCTTCAAGGATAATGGTATACTTATTGTTGTAGTTGATGCCTGTGTTGGCACAGTGTcgggaaacaaattattttctggagTAGACATTAAGCGCGTAGATGGATATTTAAAATCTGGAATTCCACAAAG
- the CEMIP2 gene encoding cell surface hyaluronidase CEMIP2 isoform X2, with protein sequence MQDTDARGSSPAFLRPQNGSSHRSSGYIPGRIAPLRPPPPSQSHAAAEFTSARQEARTRLPSLPVDQHRRQAEATRHKNTLICFAISSLSLFVALGIFLGIASKYAPDENCPDQNPRLKNWSPGKDPEKRVFIKKGDLFRLNSDATVHSIVIQDGGLLVFGDDKEGSKNITLRTRFILIKDGGMLHVGAEKCRYKSKATIILYGKSNEGADVPEFGKKFIGVGPEGVLELHGHQKLSWTLLSKTMYFSGLAYGHYTFERNFSRGLNVRVINQDTAEILEVLKFDTHEFAEESLKLQNLLKNGSPGRIVAIAVGDSAAKNLLEETRVTIQNLLGSKFVRGLSYRQAWAFVGVIGGGNSSCNESVRNYENHSTGGKALAQKEFFTVDGQKFVVKAYSEWNDENPQFPHVGEVIDGVDMRAEVGVLTRNILIKGETENTCYHEKECQFFNYDTFGGHIKILKNFTSVHLSYVELKQMGQQQIGSYPVHFHLCGDVDEKGGYSFKTYLEGLSIHHCFSRCVTVHGTNGLLIKDTIGYDTLGHCFFTEDGIEQRNTFFHNLGLVTKPGTLLPTDRNSSMCIGIRDKVYGSYVPVPATDCMAVSTFWISHPNNHLINNAAAGSQDAGIWYLFHRVATGDSHSLAIETKSELTPLGIFYNNRVHSNFKAGLFIDKGVKITNASVDDPREYLCLDNNARFRPHQDADPEKPRVAALIDRLISFKNNDHGAWVRGGDILIQNSGFADNGIGLTFASDGSFPNDEGASQEVSESLFIGESKNYGFPGGQNKYVGTGGIDNKARTLPRNRTFPIRGFQIYDGPIHLTKCTFKNFVPTPDRFTSAVGFLMKNPWQMTPKNNISLVKFGPNVSLKAFFGKPGPWFEEGDLDGDKNSIFHDLDGSVTDYKDTYVGRMDNYLIQHPKCINITEWSGVVCSGTYAQVYVQTWNGQNLSMTIVRDEYPANPMVLRGINQRAVFQQYQPVVMLQKGYTIHWNGKAPNVTYLYLINFNKNDWIRVGLCYQPNTDFFIVLEAFQRRSSALSSKVERYMPVSSMMELEKNRSDKKFYFDNSTGLLFLFLQAKYNRDGHSYCSSQGCERIKIVTKDSAKGISNCMAKAYPKYYQGPTVIKQMPVKTTIPCTKCGTTQMVFTSDPHKNYLLVQINSSGKKELSRGQQAFISVNDTIFSFKDNGILIVVVDACVGTVSGNKLFSGVDIKRVDGYLKSGIPQRSIVLLSTRGDVAIPNNLSEALMSLGTAKPPYLQSNGSLAFLGFRGNFKPSWIKLFTGPAGHGLVQIEKYIPLQLEEYGCARAIKSRRKDLELLKKATRSQ encoded by the exons ATGCAAGACACTGATGCCAGGGGGAGCTCCCCTGCTTTCCTCCGGCCACAGAATGGGAGCAGTCACAGGTCTTCGGGGTACATCCCAGGGAGAATTGCCCCTCTCCGTCCCCCGCCGCCATCACAGAGCCATGCTGCAGCCGAATTTACCTCTGCGAGACAAGAAGCCCGGACAAGACTCCCGTCCTTACCAGTGGATCAGCACCGCCGCCAGGCAGAAGCCACCAGGCATAAAAACACTCTCATTTGCTTTGCCATTTCTAGCCTTTCACTTTTTGTTGcactggggatttttttgggaATAGCTTCAAAATATGCTCCAGATG AGAATTGTCCTGATCAGAATCCTCGTCTTAAAAACTGGAGCCCTGGAAAAGATCCTGAAAAGAGAGTTTTTATCAAAAAAGGGGATTTGTTTCGTCTGAACTCGGACGCTACAGTACACTCTATAGTTATACAGGATGGAG ggttACTTGTTTTTGGTGATGATAAAGAAGGTTCTAAAAACATTACCTTGAGAACTAGATTTATCCTGATAAAGGATGGTGGAATGCTTCATGTTGGAGCAGAGAAATGCCGCTATAAATCCAAAGCAACTATTATTTTGTATGGGAAGTCAAACGAAGGTGCTGATGTGCCAGAATTTGGCAAAAAATTTATTGGCGTGGGCCCTGAAGGAGTGCTGGAGTTGCATGGGCACCAGAAGTTATCATGGACTCTTCTGTCAAAGACTATGTATTTCTCAGGGCTGGCCTACGGTCATTATACATTTGAAAGGAATTTTTCCCGGGGACTAAATGTGAGAGTGATCAATCAGGACACAGCAGAGATTTTGGAAGTGCTGAAGTTTGATACTCATGAATTTGCAGAAGAAAGCTTGAAGCTCCAGAACTTACTGAAAAATGGAAGTCCTGGTCGTATTGTTGCTATTGCTGTAGGAGACTCAGCTGCTAAAAATCTACTGGAGGAAACCAGAGTGACTATTCAAAATCTTCTGGGAAGTAAGTTTGTCAGAGGATTGAGCTACAG GCAAGCCTGGGCTTTCGTTGGTGTTATAGGTGGTGGAAATTCTTCCTGTAATGAATCAGTGAGAAACTATGAAAATCACAGCACTGGTGGGAAAGCTCTTGCTCAGAAAGAGTTTTTCACAGTGGATGGTCAGAAGTTTGTTGTGAAAGCTTACAGCGAGTGGAATGATG aaaatccTCAGTTTCCTCATGTAGGAGAAGTTATTGATGGAGTGGACATGAGGGCAGAAGTCGGAGTTCTTACGAGGAACATCTTAATCAAGGGAGAGACAGAAAATACCTGCTATCATGAAAAGGAGTGTCAGTTCTTCAATTACGATACATTTGGTGGACATATCAAG attttgaagAACTTTACATCTGTTCATCTCTCCTATGTGGAATTGAAGCAAATGGGCCAGCAGCAGATTGGGAGCTACCCTGTTCACTTTCACCTTTGTGGGGATGTGGATGAAAAAGGAGGTTATAGTTTTAAGACTTACCTGGAAGGTCTTTCCATTCATCACTGTTTTTCCAGATGTGTGACTGTTCATGGAACCAATGGCTTGCTG ATAAAGGACACCATTGGCTATGACACACTAGGTCACTGTTTCTTCACAGAAGATGGCATTGAGCAGAGGAATACTTTTTTCCACAACCTTGGGCTAGTCACGAAACCAGGCACTCTTCTTCCTACCGATAGAAACAGCAGCATGTGCATTGGTATTAGGGATAAAGTGTATGGAAGTTATGTCCCAGTGCCAGCCACAGACTGCAT GGCAGTTTCAACATTCTGGATTTCTCATCCCAACAATCATCTTATAAATAATGCAGCAGCAGGTTCACAG GATGCTGGAATATGGTATTTGTTCCACAGGGTTGCTACAGGAGATTCTCATAGTTTAGCCATTGAAACCAAGTCAGAGCTTACACCCCTAGGAATCTTCTATAACAACAGGGTTCATTCTAATTTTAAG GCTGGTTTGTTCATTGATAAGGGTGTTAAAATAACTAATGCTAGCGTTGATGATCCAAGAGAATATCTTTGTCTGGACAACAATGCAAG GTTTCGACCTCATCAAGATGCAGACCCTGAAAAGCCCCGCGTTGCTGCCCTGATTGACAGATTAATCTCTTTCAAAAACAATGATCATGGGGCCTGGGTCAGGGGAGGGGATATCCTCATTCAAAACTCTGG gTTTGCAGACAATGGAATAGGTCTGACATTTGCTAG TGATGGGAGCTTCCCAAATGATGAAGGTGCCAGCCAGGAGGTGTCTGAGTCCCTGTTCATAGGTGAGAGCAAGAATTATGGGTTTCCAGGTGGCCAAAATAAATATGTGGGAACTGGAGGAATAGACAACAAGGCGCGCACTCTGCCTAGAAATCG GACATTTCCAATCAGAGGCTTTCAAATTTATGATGGACCTATTCACCTTACCAAGTGCACATTCAAAAACTTTGTGCCAACTCCAGACAGATTTACCAGTGCAGTTGGATTCTTGATGAAAAATCCATGGCAGATGACACCAAAAAACAACATTTCTCTTGTGAAGTTTGGTCCGAAC GTTTCTTTGAAAGCCTTCTTTGGAAAACCTGGTCCCTGGTTTGAAGAAGGAGACCTAGATGGTGACAAGAACTCAATATTCCATGATCTAGATGGTTCAGTGACTGACTACAAGGATACCTATGTGGGCAGAATGGATAACTACTTGATTCAACACCCCAAATGCATTAATATTACAGAATGGAGTGGAGTGGTTTGCAGTGGGACCTATGCACAG GTTTATGTCCAAACCTGGAATGGACAGAATCTTTCCATGACTATTGTACGAGATGAGTACCCAGCCAATCCCATGGTTCTTCGAGGTATTAATCAGAGAGCTGTTTTTCAACAATACCAGCCAGTAGTGATGCTCCAAAAGGGCTACACAATACATTGGAATGGAAAAGCACCGAACGTCACCTATCTTTATCTCATTAACTTCAACAA gaatGACTGGATTCGTGTTGGTCTTTGTTATCAaccaaatacagatttttttatagTGTTGGAAGCCTTTCAGAGGCGGTCATCCGCTCTGTCAAGCAAGGTAGAGCGCTACATGCCTGTATCTTCAATGATGGAGCTTGAAAAGAACCGATCAGACAAGAAGTTTTACTTCGACAACAGTACTGG attactgtttttatttcttcaagcCAAATATAATAGGGATGGTCACAGTTATTGCTCATCTCAGGGATGTGAAAGGATCAAGATTGTGACCAAAGATTCAGCAAAAGGAATCAGTAACTGCATGGCAAAAGCTTACCCAAAGTACTATCAAGGACCAACTGTCATAAAGCAGATGCCAGTAAAAACTACTATACCATGTACAAAATGCGGCACAActcag ATGGTATTCACCAGTGATCCTCACAAAAACTACCTCCTTGTGCAGATTAATTCATCTGGTAAAAAAGAGTTAAGCAGAGGTCAGCAAGCATTTATTTCT GTCAATGACACTATATTTTCCTTCAAGGATAATGGTATACTTATTGTTGTAGTTGATGCCTGTGTTGGCACAGTGTcgggaaacaaattattttctggagTAGACATTAAGCGCGTAGATGGATATTTAAAATCTGGAATTCCACAAAG